Sequence from the Natronomonas marina genome:
CGGACGAGCGTCCAGGGCTTCGAGATAGAGCCGGGCGCGACCGTCCCCGAGCACAGCCACCACCACGAACAGACCGGCTTCGTCTACGAGGGCGCGCTGACCTTTCTGGTCGACGGCGACGCGATCACGGTGAGCGCCGGCGACTCGTTCACCATCCCGGGCAAGGAGCCACACGCCGCCGAGAACCGGGGCGAGGTCGCCGTCCGCGGCGTCGACATCTTCGCGCCGCCGCGACCGAACCCCGACTGGGCGGAGTGAGGATGCGCCGACGGCGGTACCTCGCCGGCCTCGCGGGGACCGCGAGCCTGCTGGCGGGCTGTTCGACCGGGGACGACGCCGAGGAGGCCGATGAGACGGTGACGCCGGCGCCGGTCCCCGGGGAGGCACCGGCGACTCTGACGGATTCGTCCGGCGTCGTCCCCGAGACGGTCGGCGACGCCCACGTCGGGGAGCTGTCGGGGGGTTCGGCCACGGTCGGCGTCGAGTACGCGGCCCTGGCCGACGGGGAGCCGTTCGAGTCGACTCGCGTCCTGAGCACTGTCGACGGCGCGGCCTTCACCTACCGACGGTTCGACGTCCGGCGGACCGCCCCCGACGGCGTCTCCCGGACCTTCCGGGGGATCTGGTACGAGGACGGCGAGGCCGTGTTCCGGTTCGTCAAAGCGCAGCGCAAGTCCGTCTACCGCGAACCGGACGACTTCGACCCGCCGTCGCCCGGCGAACGGTTCGACCGCGATCGGATCGTGAGCACGCTCGCGGCCTTCGACCCCACGACCACCGCCGCGACCGACGGCTACCGGCTGGCTGCCGGGGAGGTCACTCACCCGGACCGGCTCCCGACGGGCGACCGGATCGACGGCGACACCGTCGGGTCCCTGTCGGCCCGCCTCGAGTCGGCGGGCACGGTGCCGGAGCTCCGGGCGTGGTTTTCGGGAGCGGCCGACGGCGATCCCGTGGTCGTCACCTACCGGCTGGCGGTGACCGACCGGGGCGAGACGACGGTCGAGCGGCCGGATTCGTCGGACACGTTCGACTGGTTCCTCGAACTGAAGGACGGCTCCCCGATCGAACGGGTGACGTCGACGCCGGTCGGAGCGGGCGACCCCCTCGGGCGGCGGCGCGCCTCGAACGGAACACGGAGAAAGTGACGTATCTCAGGCGAGGTCCCGCAGGTTGTCGACGACCGCCTCGGAGTACTCGCTGGTGGCGAGTTTCTCGCCGCCCTCGATCTGTCGCTCGATGTCGTAGGTGACCTTCCGGTCGACGATGGTCTGCTCGACGGCGTCCCGGACGAGGGTCGCGGCATCGTTCCAGCCCATGAACTCCAGCATGATGCGGCCCGACAGGATCATCGCGGTCGGGTTGACCTTGTCCTGGCCGGCGTACTTCGGCGCCGAGCCGTGGACGGGTTCGGCGAGCACGCGGCCGTCGCCGACGTTGGCGCCGGGCGCGATACCGAGCCCACCGATCTGGGCGCCACAGGCGTCCGAGAGGTAGTCGCCGTTGAGGTTCGGCAGCGCCAGCACGTCGTACTGGTCGGTGCGGGTGAGGACCTGCTGGAGCATGTTGTCGGCGATGCGGTCGTTGACGACGACCGCCTCGTCCGGCGGTTCGCCGTCGCGCTCCTCCCAGAGGGTGTCCTCGGTGATGACCTCCTCGCCGTACTCCTCCTCTGCGACCTCGTAGCCCCAGTCGCGGAAGGCGCCCTCGGTGAACTTCATGATGTTGCCCTTGTGGACCAGCGTCACCGAATCGCGGTCGTGTTCGAGGGCGTAGTCGATGGCCTTCCGGACCAGCCGCTTGGTGCCGAACTCGGTGATGGGCTTGACGCCGATGCCGACGGGGCCGTCGTGGATAGTCGAATCGAAACCCATCTCCTCCTCGACGAACTCCTTGACCTGCTGGACCTCGTCGGTGCCGGCCTCCCACTCGATGCCGGCGTAGACGTCCTCGGTGTTCTCCCGGAACGTGACCATGTCCATCTGCTCGGGTCGCTTCACCGGTGAGGGAACGCCGTCGAGGTGGTATGTCGGCCGGATGTTCGTGTAGAGGTCGAGTTTCTTCCGGAGCGCCACGTTGAGGCTGCGGAAGCCGGCGCCGACGGGCGTCGTCAGCGGTCCCTTGATGGAGACCTTGAACTCCTTGAGCGCCTCGATGGTGTCGTCGGGCAGGTTCTCGTCGTACTTCTCGCGGGCGGATTCGCCGGCGTAGACGCGCATCCAGTTGATCTCCCGGCCCGTCGCGTCGGCGGCCGCCTCCAGCACCGTCTGGGCGGCCGGACCGACGTCGACCCCGATACCGTCCCCGTGGATGATCGGAATTATCGGGTCGTCAGGCACGACGAGTTCGTCGTCACCCGATACCTCCACCTTCGAGCCCTCCGAAGGTACCTCGACTTTGTCGTATCCCATGGCGATTGCTTCTACCGGCCCCCTGAAAGGCGTACCGCTCTTTCCGCGAATTTCCCATTAACGACCGGTAAGGACTCGGTTTCCGTGGCTGTCAGGTTCTGTACCGAAGCGCAAACCGTAATCCGTCGCCGCCCGCAGCGAGCGTATGCGCGTCATCGCTCACGGCGGCGCCGGAACGCCGCCCGAGGAGTCGCAGGACAGACAGGCCGCGCTCGAGGCGGCCGTCGACGCGGGCACCGGCGCCGACGGCCCGACCGACGCCGTCGTCGAGACGGTTCGAGTCCTGGAGTCGGACCCGCGGTTCAACGCCGGCGTCGGCGGCGCCGTCCAGTCGGACGGCCACGTCCGAACCGACGCTGGCCTGATGACCGACGACCGCGAGGCCGGCGCCGCCTGCGGCATGCCGGGCGTCGAACACGCGATCGACGTCGCCCGCGCAGTCAAGGAGGAGACGCCGCACGTCCTCGTGGCCGGCGTTCACGCCGTCGACCTCGCGGCGGCCGTCGGCGTCGAGACCGGCGTCGACCTCCTGACCGACCGGACCCGAAAGCGGTGGGACGACCTCGACGAGTACCCGGAGGGCGACCAGCTGGCCCACGCCGAGTGGGTCACCGAGCGGTTCGGCGGCGACCCCGACTCGGGACTGGACGCCGGCGACCACGACACCGTCGGCGCCGTGGCGACCGACGGCGACCGGGTCGCTGCGGCCACCTCGACCGGCGGCCGGTGGCTGGCGCTCGCGGGCCGGGTCGGCGACGTGCCGCAGGTCGGATCGGGCTTCTACTGTGCGCCGGCCGGCGGCGCCTCCGCGACCGGCGCCGGCGAGGACATCGCCCGGACGACCCTCTCGCGGCGCGCGGTCGACCGCCTCGCCGACGGCGTGGACGCCGACGCGGCCGCCGAGACCGCAATCGAGGAGTTCGGCGACCTCGTGGCGGGGTCCGCCGGCGTGATCCTCCTGACCCCGGACGGCGACGCCGGCGCGGCGTTCAACAGCGACGCCATGCAGACCGTCGTCGCCGGCGACGTGTAGTTGGCCCGGACCGCCGAAACGATTTGTCCGGCCGGCCCCTCTGCCGACCATGTCGACGGTCAGCGACACCTACATCGAGAACCGCCAGCGGGTCCAGCCGACCGACACCAACAACTACGCCTCGGCGCACGGCGGCAACGTCGTCAAGTGGATGGACGAGGTCGGCGCGATGTCGGCGATGCGACACGCGGGCGAGACCTGCGTGACCGCCCGCATCGAGGGGCTGGACTTCGAGCGGCCGGTCCCGCAGGGCGACATCTGCGTCGTCGAGTCCTACGTCTACGAGGCGGGCCGGACGAGCGTCCGGGTTCGGCTCCGGGCCTACCGGGAGTCGCCCCGGTCGGGCGAACGAGAGCGGACGACCGACTCGTACTTCGTCTTCGTCGCCGTCGACGAGTCCAACACTCCCGTCGAGGTGCCGGAGTTGCAGGTCGGCACCGAGCGGTGCCGGCGGCTCCGCGAGGAGGCACTCGAGGGCGCGCCCGACGGGTAGCGGAGCGGGTCCGGGCGGGGGCCGGGCGTTCTTACAGCGCCGCGACCGCGTCCAGCGTGATGCGGATTGCCCGGCCGACGTTGTCCTTCGCCTTCTCGGGCAGTTCCTCGGCGTCGGTCTCGCCCTTCTGGGTGCCCTCGACGAGGTTGCCGTCGACGGTGCAGATGGCGCCGGCGTCCAGCCCCTTCCGACGGGCCAGCGCGAAGATGGCGGCGGCCTCCATCTCGACGCACAGCAGGCCAGCCTCGTTCCAGGCGGCGACGTGGTCGTCGGTCTCGGCGTAGAAGGCGTCGTCCGTCGCCACGGGGCCGACGTGAACCGGCGCCTCGCGGGTCTCCGCGGCCTCGACCAGCGCCGACAGCGTCCCGTAGTCCGGCACGGCGGGCACCGTGGCCGCCTCGTAGCGCTTGGTCGTGCCCTCGTCCTTGGCGGCGCCGGTGGCGACGACCATGTCGCCGATGTCGATGTCGGCCTGGAGCGCGCCGGTGGTGCCGACGCGGACGAACGTCTCGACGCCCACCGCGGCGAGTTCCTCGACGGCGATGGCCGCCGACGGCGAGCCGATGCCCGTCGAGCAGATCGTCAGCTCGCGGCCCTCGTAGACCGCGTTGACGACCTTGTACTCGCGGTTCTCGGCGACCGTCTCGCTGTCCTCGCAGTGGTCGGCGATGCGGTCGACGCGGCCGGGGTCGCCCGGCAGCAGCGCGACGTCGTGGAGGTCGCCCTCCTCGACCAGGAGGTGCGGCTGTTTGCCCATGGTCGGGCGTCGGGGGCGTCCCCCAAAAGTCAGTCGACGTTCGGCCGGTGCCGGTGAAACAGAGGGACGGAGGGGAGCTCCGAGGGGCGGGCGACGCGGTAGTCGGCGAGGTCGGCGGCCGACTCCTCGCCGACGAAGACCGTCCGGTAGCCCCGTTCGGCGGCCGGCCGGATGTCGTAGTCGACGTTGTCGCCGACCATGACGTACTCCTCGGCGCCGACGGCGTCGGTGACGGCGTCGAACGGCTCGTCGGCCGGCTTGAACGCCTCGACGTCGTCGGCACAGACCACGCTGTCGACGCGGTCGTCGAGACCGAACGCCGACAGTTTCCGCCGCTGGACGGGTCCGTAGCCGTTCGTCACGACGCCGACGTTCTCCAGCGACGAAAGCAGTTCGCCCACGCCCTCGGGGACGTGGGTGGCCTCCAGTTCCGCCTCGACGTACATCGAGGCGAACCGCTCGGGGTCGACGTCGAGACCGGCCTCGCGGGCGGCGCGGGCCGCGCCGACGTAGGGGCTCTCCTCGAACTCGACGAACGTCTCGACGTAGCCGGGACCGATGGCCTCCGTGGCCGCCTCGGTCGGTTCGACGCCCGCCTTCCGGCAGGCGTTCCGGAAGATGCCCGGCACCTCCGGCTCGTAGGTGACGAGCGTCTCGTCGAGGTCGAAGAGGTACCCGGTGGTCACGGCTACCGGTAGGGAGCGCGCGAAATAAACCCTTTCGCCGGTCTATGCCGGTCGTTCCGGATGTTCGTCGGCCGGCGGGGACCGAATCGGGCTACAGCGACACCACCTGGTAGATGGCGACCACGGCGACCAGCAGGCCGACCCCGTAGACGGTCGCCGAGACGGCCCACTGGCGGCGGACCGTCCCCGGGCGCGTCTCGTAGGCGTTGCCCCCGAACCGGGGGAAGACGACCCACGAGAAGAAGCCGTACAGGAAGCAGACGACGAGGGCGGCCGCGAGAATCTCGGAGACGCTCGTCACGCCGGCCACCCGGAGTTCGACGCCGATGCCGAGCGGCGCCCGTGCCGCCTCGTAGGCGAGGTTCAGCGCCTCGAAGAGGACGCCGGCGAGCATGCCGGCCGCCAGATGGGCCGCGTCGGCCGCCGAGCGGGGCACCTCGTTGGGCGGCTCGCCCCACAGCGCCGAACCCGCGACGTACGGCGGCACGTAGCCGTAGGACTGCCGCCACATCACCACGGTCATGAGGAGCGTCGCCGCCAGTCCCGCGACCGCGGCGACCGCGAGTCGGACGCCCGGCCCGACGGTCGCCCCGCCGGCGGCGTGGAGCGGAATCACGACAGCACACCCTCCACTCGCTCCCAGGAGAGGTCGGGCCGGGGCCCCCGCTCGCTGGCCGCCACGGCACCGCAGGCGTTGGCGACGGCCAGCGCCCGCTCGGGCCCCTCGTCGTCGAGCCACGCGGCCAGGAAGCCGGCCGCGAAGGCGTCGCCGGCACCCGTCGAGTCCACCGACGGCAGGCCGTAGCCGCCGTGGTCGAACCGGCCCTCGGGACACGCCAGGGTCGCGCCGCGCTCGCCGTGTTTGGTCACCTTCCAGGGCACGGAAGCGTGGACCTCGGCGGCCTCCCGGTCGGTGACGAACAGCAGGTCGACCCGCTCTACGACCTCGCCGTACTCCCGGTCGGCGAGACGGCGTCCGGGGTCGAAACTGACCGGCAGGCCGTGGTCGGCCGCCGCTGCCGCCAGGCGAGCGGCCGTCCCCGGCGACTGCCCGGTCAGGTGGAGCGCGTCTGCGTCGGCGAGTGCCGACGCGGGCACGTCGGCCCCCGAGATCGCCTCGTTCGCGCCCTCCGTGCCGAGAACCGCCACCTCGCCATCGTCGTCGACGAGGAGGTACTTCCGCGTCGTCTCGGCGCCCTCGACGGTCTTCAGCCGGGTCTCGACGCCGATCTCCCGGAGGGTCGCTTCGACCGTGCTGCCGGGGTCGTCGGCGCCGACGCTGCCGAACAGGCGGGCCTCCCGCGACAGCATGGCGAGGGCGGCGGCGACGTTGGCCGCGCTGCCGCCGCCGGCCTCCCGCCGCTCGTGGACCCGGGCCTCGTCGTCCGGTCCCGGCAGTCGGTCCACACGGAGGGTGACGTCCCAGTTGACGTGCCCGACGCAGACGACGCGCATACCACCGTCTCCGCGCCGGGCGATTATAAGCGCGGTGCAAGCGCCAGGCAGTGCCCGAACCTACACGCAGATAGGATTATCTCCTCTCCGAGCATACTGGTACCATGGATGTATCGATAGTTATACTTGTCATCATCTCCGCATTCGTCGGAACGCAGGCCCTCTATCTCGGTGGCGGGCTCCTCCTCGACTGGCTGTTGATATTCGGAGCGCGCCACGACGTGCGGACGCCGGCGACCGACCCGGACGAACCGGTCAGCGTCCTCGTCGCGCTGTACCGGGAGCCGCGGTCGGTGCTCGAGGAGACGCTTTCGAGTCTGGCCGGACAGGACTACCCCCTCGACCGCATCGAAGTCGTCCTGGTTCACGAGGCCGACGACCCGATTGTGACGGACTACGTCGACGACCTCGTCGCCTCGGACGACCGGGAGTGGGAGCTTTCGGCCTTCGCGGCCGATTCGACCGACGAGGAACTCCACGCACGACTCGTCGACGACTGGCCGTTGCTCACCGGCAAGCCGCTGACCCGGACCAAGGGGCTGGCGCTGACCAGCGCGCTGCACTCCCTGCCGTTCGACGACGACCGCATCGTCACGGTGTTCGACGCCGACACCGTGGTCGATCCGGGCCTCTTCGCGCTGGCGGTGGCGGGTCTCGAGGAGTACGACGTCGTCCAGGCGAAACAGACCGTCCGGAACATCGAGGACGGCATCCTCCCGAAACTGGAGTCGATGGGGATGGCCGCCTGGTCGCACGTCGTCTACCCCCGAACCGCACGGGGACCGTACCAGTTGCTCGGCAAGGGGTACTTCATGCGGGCCGGGACGTTGCGCTCGCTCCGCGGGTGGGAGCCCAACGAGATCACGGAGGACATGTCCCTCGGCGTCGCCGCCTACCAGGCCGGCCTGCGGCTCGGCGTCCTCGATTCGTACGTGCAGGACCTCTGTCCGAGCGACATCGACGACTGGGTGACCCAGAAACGGCGGTGGCTCGGCGGCCCGTACCGCATCCTCGCCAGACAGCCCCTGAGCCCGGCCGACAAACTCCGGCTGATGGGCGTGACGATGCTCAACCAGGCCATGACCGTCAACACGGTGCTTGGACTGCCGGCCGGCGTCGCCGTGTTCGCGCTCGTCGTCTTCGGGTACGACCTCCCGCTGTGGGTGGACGTCCTCGCCACCGTCAACCTCGTCAACTGGGCCGTTTACTCGGCACTGGGCTACCGCGCCACCCGCGACGCGGTTCGCTTCGAGAGCGCGAGACAGAAGGTCGGCTACTACCTGCTGTCGAACCCGCTCACGCAGTCGGTGTACGCGCTCGTCTGGACCGTCCCGCTCGCGCTGGCGGTCTACGACGAACTCCGCGGTGCCCCGCCGGTGTTCGAGGTGACGCCGAAGGCGGAGTGACGGACCGCCACACCGGGACCTTCGGCTACACGATGGCGAACAGGACGACGTTGTGGGCGCCGGGACCCAGACCGACCGCCGCGACGAGGCCGAGCAGGGGATACCCCTCCCGCGGGTCCTCGCGGACGTAGTCGTCGAAGGCCGCGACCACGACCGCGGCGACGAGCAGTTTCACGACGACGAACAGCCAGGCATCGCCCAGGATTTCGGGCGCCGGCAGCCCCGCCCCGAACTCGATGATGATACGCGACAGCGGGGTCTGCTCGCCGAACCCGAGGAGGTCGTAGCCGACGGCCGTCGAGACGCCGTCCAGCGCGTGGCCGAAGACGGCCACCAGGCCGACCGCGCCGGTCGCCCGGCCGGCGTCGAGGCGGCGGAGCACGCCCCACACTGCCGCCGTCGCCACCGCCGCGCCGAGGAGGATGGCCACGGAGTACCCGACTGCGGTGACACCGAGGGTCGGCGCCGTCGCCGCGGCCGCCGCCAGCGCGGCGAGAAGCAGCGCCGCCCCGGTCGCCGCCAGCGCGCCCGGAGCCGTCGAGAGGCTCCACCCCTCCCCCGGCCGTCCGGCGACGGCCGCCAGCGCGAACCCGGCGGCAACGCCGACGGTGACGTAGACGGCGGGCGACCCGAACAGTGGCGCCACAGCGGACGGGACCCCCCCGGCCTGGAACAGCGCGTACAGCGCGCCGCCGGCGGCCATCCAGGGCGCCAGGGCGGCCACGACCGGGCCGGTGACCGGCGGGCGCCGCCGGTACAGCAGCGCGACGGCGACGCCGGCGGCGACCAGCAGGCCGACCAGGTACGGGAGGGCGGGCAGCGCGAACCCGGAGGGGAGTACCTGCACGCCTCGTCTACCGACTGGGCCGGTCGAAAGCGTTGCGGTCCCGCCTCGTGGCCCGGTCGGACGCGTCGCGGTCCCGCTCCGGGCGGCGAACGCAACCCATTTCATCCGACCGACCGAACGCGGAGCCATGAGTCCCGACCTCACCGCCGAGAAGTACGAGAAGCACCGCGAGGCCGGCGAAATCCTCGCGCAGGTCCGCGAGGAGGCCGCCGACCGCGTCGAGGTCGGCGCGAGTCACCTCGAGGTCGCGGAGTTCGCCGAGGACCGCATCCGCGACCTCGGCGGCGAACCCGCCTTCCCCGTCAACATCAGCATCGACGAGGAGGCCGCCCACGCCACGCCGACGCCCGGCGACGAGACCACCTTCGGCGAGGAGATGGTCAACCTCGACATCGGCGTCCACGTCGACGGCTGGCTGGCCGACACCGCGATCACCGTCGACCTCTCGGGCCACCGGGAACTCGCGGAAGCCTCCGAGGAAGCTCTGGAGGCCGCCCTGGAGGTCGTCGAGGCCGGCGTCGAGACGGGTGACATCGGGGCCGAAATCGAGAGCGTCATCGACGGCTACGGCTACAACCCGGTCGTCAACCTCACCGGCCACGGCCTCGGCCACTGGGAACAGCACACCGAACCCAACATCCCCAACCGGGCCGTCGAGCAGGGCGTCGAACTCGAGGTCGGCGACGTCGTCGCCATCGAACCGTTCGCCACCGACGGCGGCGGGAAGGTAAACGAGGGCGCCCACGAGGAGATCTACTCCTTGGAGCGGGAGGCCAGCGTCCGCAACCGGCAGGCACGCGAGGCGCTCGAACAGATCGTCGAACAGTTCAAGACGCTGCCC
This genomic interval carries:
- the map gene encoding type II methionyl aminopeptidase; translation: MSPDLTAEKYEKHREAGEILAQVREEAADRVEVGASHLEVAEFAEDRIRDLGGEPAFPVNISIDEEAAHATPTPGDETTFGEEMVNLDIGVHVDGWLADTAITVDLSGHRELAEASEEALEAALEVVEAGVETGDIGAEIESVIDGYGYNPVVNLTGHGLGHWEQHTEPNIPNRAVEQGVELEVGDVVAIEPFATDGGGKVNEGAHEEIYSLEREASVRNRQAREALEQIVEQFKTLPFARRWLDTSRAEMALRRLKQNDVVHGYPVLKEQDGYLVSQKEHTVIVTEDGCEVTTRAR
- a CDS encoding DUF63 family protein; this translates as MQVLPSGFALPALPYLVGLLVAAGVAVALLYRRRPPVTGPVVAALAPWMAAGGALYALFQAGGVPSAVAPLFGSPAVYVTVGVAAGFALAAVAGRPGEGWSLSTAPGALAATGAALLLAALAAAAATAPTLGVTAVGYSVAILLGAAVATAAVWGVLRRLDAGRATGAVGLVAVFGHALDGVSTAVGYDLLGFGEQTPLSRIIIEFGAGLPAPEILGDAWLFVVVKLLVAAVVVAAFDDYVREDPREGYPLLGLVAAVGLGPGAHNVVLFAIV
- a CDS encoding HAD family hydrolase, coding for MTTGYLFDLDETLVTYEPEVPGIFRNACRKAGVEPTEAATEAIGPGYVETFVEFEESPYVGAARAAREAGLDVDPERFASMYVEAELEATHVPEGVGELLSSLENVGVVTNGYGPVQRRKLSAFGLDDRVDSVVCADDVEAFKPADEPFDAVTDAVGAEEYVMVGDNVDYDIRPAAERGYRTVFVGEESAADLADYRVARPSELPSVPLFHRHRPNVD
- a CDS encoding cupin domain-containing protein; this encodes MERVGLSERETVEAVEQVHLTQLAAGERTSVQGFEIEPGATVPEHSHHHEQTGFVYEGALTFLVDGDAITVSAGDSFTIPGKEPHAAENRGEVAVRGVDIFAPPRPNPDWAE
- the icd gene encoding isocitrate dehydrogenase (NADP(+)) yields the protein MGYDKVEVPSEGSKVEVSGDDELVVPDDPIIPIIHGDGIGVDVGPAAQTVLEAAADATGREINWMRVYAGESAREKYDENLPDDTIEALKEFKVSIKGPLTTPVGAGFRSLNVALRKKLDLYTNIRPTYHLDGVPSPVKRPEQMDMVTFRENTEDVYAGIEWEAGTDEVQQVKEFVEEEMGFDSTIHDGPVGIGVKPITEFGTKRLVRKAIDYALEHDRDSVTLVHKGNIMKFTEGAFRDWGYEVAEEEYGEEVITEDTLWEERDGEPPDEAVVVNDRIADNMLQQVLTRTDQYDVLALPNLNGDYLSDACGAQIGGLGIAPGANVGDGRVLAEPVHGSAPKYAGQDKVNPTAMILSGRIMLEFMGWNDAATLVRDAVEQTIVDRKVTYDIERQIEGGEKLATSEYSEAVVDNLRDLA
- a CDS encoding nucleoside phosphorylase — encoded protein: MGKQPHLLVEEGDLHDVALLPGDPGRVDRIADHCEDSETVAENREYKVVNAVYEGRELTICSTGIGSPSAAIAVEELAAVGVETFVRVGTTGALQADIDIGDMVVATGAAKDEGTTKRYEAATVPAVPDYGTLSALVEAAETREAPVHVGPVATDDAFYAETDDHVAAWNEAGLLCVEMEAAAIFALARRKGLDAGAICTVDGNLVEGTQKGETDAEELPEKAKDNVGRAIRITLDAVAAL
- a CDS encoding acyl-CoA thioesterase; translated protein: MSTVSDTYIENRQRVQPTDTNNYASAHGGNVVKWMDEVGAMSAMRHAGETCVTARIEGLDFERPVPQGDICVVESYVYEAGRTSVRVRLRAYRESPRSGERERTTDSYFVFVAVDESNTPVEVPELQVGTERCRRLREEALEGAPDG
- a CDS encoding carbohydrate kinase family protein — protein: MRVVCVGHVNWDVTLRVDRLPGPDDEARVHERREAGGGSAANVAAALAMLSREARLFGSVGADDPGSTVEATLREIGVETRLKTVEGAETTRKYLLVDDDGEVAVLGTEGANEAISGADVPASALADADALHLTGQSPGTAARLAAAAADHGLPVSFDPGRRLADREYGEVVERVDLLFVTDREAAEVHASVPWKVTKHGERGATLACPEGRFDHGGYGLPSVDSTGAGDAFAAGFLAAWLDDEGPERALAVANACGAVAASERGPRPDLSWERVEGVLS
- a CDS encoding glycosyltransferase family 2 protein is translated as MDVSIVILVIISAFVGTQALYLGGGLLLDWLLIFGARHDVRTPATDPDEPVSVLVALYREPRSVLEETLSSLAGQDYPLDRIEVVLVHEADDPIVTDYVDDLVASDDREWELSAFAADSTDEELHARLVDDWPLLTGKPLTRTKGLALTSALHSLPFDDDRIVTVFDADTVVDPGLFALAVAGLEEYDVVQAKQTVRNIEDGILPKLESMGMAAWSHVVYPRTARGPYQLLGKGYFMRAGTLRSLRGWEPNEITEDMSLGVAAYQAGLRLGVLDSYVQDLCPSDIDDWVTQKRRWLGGPYRILARQPLSPADKLRLMGVTMLNQAMTVNTVLGLPAGVAVFALVVFGYDLPLWVDVLATVNLVNWAVYSALGYRATRDAVRFESARQKVGYYLLSNPLTQSVYALVWTVPLALAVYDELRGAPPVFEVTPKAE
- a CDS encoding isoaspartyl peptidase/L-asparaginase, coding for MRVIAHGGAGTPPEESQDRQAALEAAVDAGTGADGPTDAVVETVRVLESDPRFNAGVGGAVQSDGHVRTDAGLMTDDREAGAACGMPGVEHAIDVARAVKEETPHVLVAGVHAVDLAAAVGVETGVDLLTDRTRKRWDDLDEYPEGDQLAHAEWVTERFGGDPDSGLDAGDHDTVGAVATDGDRVAAATSTGGRWLALAGRVGDVPQVGSGFYCAPAGGASATGAGEDIARTTLSRRAVDRLADGVDADAAAETAIEEFGDLVAGSAGVILLTPDGDAGAAFNSDAMQTVVAGDV